The Phalacrocorax carbo chromosome 21, bPhaCar2.1, whole genome shotgun sequence genome has a window encoding:
- the TAGLN gene encoding transgelin, which translates to MANKGPAYGMSRDVQSKIEKKYDDELEDRLVEWIVAQCGAAVGRPERGRLGFQVWLKNGIVLSRLVNSLYPDGSKPVKIPDTPPTMVFKQMEQIAQFLKAAEDYGVVKTDVFQTVDLFEAKDMAAVQRTLMALGSLAVTKNDGNYHGDPNWFMKKAQEHKREFTESQLKEGKNVIGLQMGSNKGASQAGMSYGRPRQIIS; encoded by the exons ATGGCGAACAAGGGCCCGGCGTACGGCATGAGCAGGGACGTCCAGTCCAAGATTGAGAAGAAGTACGACGACGAGCTGGAGGACCGGCTGGTGGAGTGGATCGTGGCGCAGTGCGGGGCCGCGGTGGGTCGCCCCGAGCGGGGCCGCCTGGGCTTCCAGGTCTGGCTGAAGAACGGCATC gtCCTCAGCAGGCTGGTGAACAGCCTCTACCCTGACGGCTCCAAGCCCGTCAAGATCCCCGACACCCCTCCCACCATGGTCTTCAAGCAGATGGAGCAGATCGCCCAGTTCCTCAAGGCGGCTGAGGACTACGGCGTGGTCAAGACGGATGTGTTCCAGACCGTCGACCTCTTTGAAG CCAAGGACATGGCGGCAGTGCAGAGGACGCTGATGGCCCTGGGTAGCCTGGCGGTCACCAAGAATGACGGCAACTACCACGGGGATCCCAACTGGTTCATGAA GAAAGCACAGGAGCACAAGCGAGAGTTCACCGAGAGTCAGCTGAAGGAGGGCAAGAACGTCATCGGCTTACAGATGGGGAGCAACAAGGGGGCATCACAGGCAGGCATGAGCTACGGCCGGCCTCGGCAGATCATCAGCTAG
- the SIDT2 gene encoding SID1 transmembrane family member 2 isoform X4, translating to MAGPGAAALARALLAWALLALPPALPQPRGSPTVKAKEARFNTTYTDWVDASLLNIYAFNHSVQRNRTEGVRVSVNVLSDHKDLPVLFVVRQKEAVVSFQVPLILRGLYQRKYAYQEVSRTLCQPRTKAEVETQHFYVDVSTLSLNASYQLRVTHVENFVLRTNQRFSFNATAAQPQYFKYEFPKGVDSVIVKVTSAMAFPCSVISIQDILCPVYDLDNNVAFIGMYQTMTKKAAITVQKKDFPSNSFYVVVVVKTEDEACGGPLPYYPLSRDASPDEPVDQHNRQKMLEVMVSPTITSEAYVRSMLFCLAIFLSFYILTLLISCWESCRQQKRKGLLAAMDSPSLDTGHARSIPSSFLGHATYKSYGYGSFGNGSSSSAEGTMDSMGSAEVPYSYVGERSLENVAGRPRVDSLSSVEEDDYDTLADIDYDKNVIRTKQYLCVADLARKDKRVLRKKYQIYFWNIATIAVFYALPVVQLVITYQTVVNVTGNQDICYYNFLCAHPLGNLSAFNNILSNLGYVLLGLLFLLIILQREINYNRALMRNDAHALECGIPKHFGLFYAMGTALMMEGLLSACYHVCPNYTNFQFDTSFMYMIAGLCMLKLYQKRHPDINASAYSAYACLALVIFFSVIGVVFGKGNTAFWIVFSIIHIVATLLLSTQLYYMGRWKLDSGILRRILHVLYTDCVRQCSGPMYVDRMVLLVMGNIVNWSLAAYGLIVRPNDFASYLLAIGICNLLLYFAFYIIMKLRSGERIKLIPLLCIISTSVVWGFALFFFFQGLSTWQKTPAESREHNRDCILLDFFDDHDIWHFLSSIAMFGSFLVLLTLDDDLDCVQRDKIYVF from the exons ATGGCGGGTCCCGGGGCGGCCGCGCTGgcccgggcactgctggcctGGGCGCTGCTGGCCCTGccgccagccctgccccagccccgcggctCCCCGACGGTGAAGGCGAAGGAGGCCCGCTTCAACACCACCTACACCGACTGGGTGGACGCCAGCCTGCTCAACATCTACGCCTTCAACCACAGCGTCCAGAGGAACAGG ACGGAGGGCGTGCGGGTGTCGGTGAACGTCCTCTCGGACCACAAGGACTTGCCCGTCCTCTTCGTGGTGAGGCAGAAGGAGGCTGTCGTCTCCTTCCAGGTGCCTCTCATCCTCCGGGGTCT GTACCAGCGGAAGTACGCGTACCAGGAGGTGAGCCGCACGCTCTGCCAGCCCCGGACCAAGGCGGAGGTGGAGACCCAGCACTTCTACGTGGACGTCTCCACGTTGTCCCTCAACGCCTCCTACCAGCTGCGGGTCACCCATGTGGAGAACTTCGTGCTGCG GACAAACCAAAGGTTCAGCTTCAACGCCACGGCAGCCCAGCCGCAG TATTTCAAGTACGAGTTTCCCAAGGGAGTGGACTCGGTGATCGTGAAGGTGACCTCGGCCATGGctttcccctgctctgtcaTCTCCATCCAGGACATCCTG TGCCCCGTCTACGACTTGGACAACAACGTGGCCTTCATCGGGATGTACCAGACCATGACGAAGAAGGCGGCCATCACGGTGCAG AAGAAGGATTTCCCCAGCAACAGCTTCtacgtggtggtggtggtgaagacGGAGGATGAGGCGTGCGGGGGGCCTCTGCCCTACTACCCCCTCTCCAGAGATGCCTCACCAG ATGAACCCGTGGATCAGCACAACCGGCAGAAGATGCTGGAGGTGATGGTGTCGCCCACCATAACCT CGGAGGCCTATGTGAGGAGCATGCTCTTCTGCCTGGCCATCTTCCTCTCCTTCTACATCCTCACGCTGCTCATcagctgctgggagagctgccG gcagcagaagaggaaggggCTCCTGGCAGCCATGGACTCGCCCAGCCTGGACACGG GGCATGCCCGCAGCATCCCCAGTTCCTTCCTGGGCCATGCCACCTACAAAAGCTACGGTTACGGCTCCTTCG GTAACGGCTCCTCCAGCAGCGCTGAGGGCACCATGGACAGCATGGGCTCGGCAGAAGTCCCCTACAGCTACGTGG GGGAGCGGTCGCTGGAGAATGTGGCCGGCCGGCCGCGCGTGGACTCGCTCAGCTCCGTCGAGGAGGACGACTACGACACGCTGGCCGACATTGACTACGACAAGAACGTCATCCGCACCAAG CAATACCTCTGCGTGGCCGACCTGGCCCGCAAGGACAAGCGGGTGCTGCGGAAGAAGTACCAGATCTACTTCTG gaACATCGCCACCATCGCTGTCTTCTACGCCCTCCCCGTCGTCCAGCTCGTCATCACCTACCAGACG GTGGTGAACGTCACCGGCAACCAGGACATCTGCTACTACAACTTTCTGTGCGCTCACCCGCTGGGGAACCTCAG CGCCTTCAACAACATCCTCAGCAACCTGGGCTACGTCCTGCTGGGCTTGCTCTTCCTGCTCATCATCCTGCAGCGGGAGATCAACTACAACCGGGCGCTCATGCGCAACGACGCCCACGCCCTG gaGTGCGGCATCCCCAAGCACTTTGGGCTTTTCTACGCCATGGGCACTGCACTCATGATGGAGGGGCTGCTCAGCGCCTGCTACCATGTCTGCCCCAACTACACCAACTTCCAGTTCG ACACCTCCTTCATGTACATGATCGCCGGGCTCTGCATGCTGAAGCTCTACCAGAAGCGCCACCCAGACATCAACGCCAGCGCCTACAGCGCCTACGCCTGCCTGGCCCTCGTCATCTTCTTCTCCGTCATCGGCGTG GTCTTCGGCAAGGGGAACACGGCCTTTTGGATCGTCTTCTCCATCATCCACATCGTGGCCaccctgctgctcagcacccaaCTCTACTACATGGGGCGCTGGAAGCTGG aCTCGGGCATCCTGCGCAGGATCCTGCACGTGCTGTACACGGACTGTGTCCGGCAGTGCAGCGGGCCCATGTACGTG GATCGAATGGTGCTCTTGGTCATGGGAAACATCGTCAACTGGTCGCT CGCTGCCTACGGCCTCATTGTCCGCCCCAATGACTTCGCTTCCTACCTGCTGGCCATCGGCATCTGCAACCTCCTCCTCTACTTCGCCTTCTACATCATCATGAAG CTCCGCAGCGGCGAGCGCATCAAGCTCATCCCCTTGCTCTGCATCATCAGCACCTCCGTGGTCTGGGGCTTTgccctcttcttcttcttccaggGGCTCAGCACCTggcag AAAACGCCGGCCGAGTCCCGGGAGCACAACCGTGACTGCATCCTGCTCGACTTCTTTGATGACCACGACATTTGGCACTTCCTCTCCTCCATCGCCATGTTCGGTTCCTTCCTG GTGCTGCTGACGCTCGACGATGACCTGGACTGCGTCCAGCGGGACAAGATCTACGTCTTCTAG
- the SIDT2 gene encoding SID1 transmembrane family member 2 isoform X2: MAGPGAAALARALLAWALLALPPALPQPRGSPTVKAKEARFNTTYTDWVDASLLNIYAFNHSVQRNRTEGVRVSVNVLSDHKDLPVLFVVRQKEAVVSFQVPLILRGLYQRKYAYQEVSRTLCQPRTKAEVETQHFYVDVSTLSLNASYQLRVTHVENFVLRTNQRFSFNATAAQPQYFKYEFPKGVDSVIVKVTSAMAFPCSVISIQDILCPVYDLDNNVAFIGMYQTMTKKAAITVQKKDFPSNSFYVVVVVKTEDEACGGPLPYYPLSRDASPDEPVDQHNRQKMLEVMVSPTITSEAYVRSMLFCLAIFLSFYILTLLISCWESCRQQKRKGLLAAMDSPSLDTGHARSIPSSFLGHATYKSYGYGSFGNGSSSSAEGTMDSMGSAEVPYSYVGQEQFKRRTPSAPMRPLSIAMGERSLENVAGRPRVDSLSSVEEDDYDTLADIDYDKNVIRTKQYLCVADLARKDKRVLRKKYQIYFWNIATIAVFYALPVVQLVITYQTVVNVTGNQDICYYNFLCAHPLGNLSAFNNILSNLGYVLLGLLFLLIILQREINYNRALMRNDAHALECGIPKHFGLFYAMGTALMMEGLLSACYHVCPNYTNFQFDTSFMYMIAGLCMLKLYQKRHPDINASAYSAYACLALVIFFSVIGVVFGKGNTAFWIVFSIIHIVATLLLSTQLYYMGRWKLDSGILRRILHVLYTDCVRQCSGPMYVDRMVLLVMGNIVNWSLAAYGLIVRPNDFASYLLAIGICNLLLYFAFYIIMKLRSGERIKLIPLLCIISTSVVWGFALFFFFQGLSTWQKTPAESREHNRDCILLDFFDDHDIWHFLSSIAMFGSFLVLLTLDDDLDCVQRDKIYVF, encoded by the exons ATGGCGGGTCCCGGGGCGGCCGCGCTGgcccgggcactgctggcctGGGCGCTGCTGGCCCTGccgccagccctgccccagccccgcggctCCCCGACGGTGAAGGCGAAGGAGGCCCGCTTCAACACCACCTACACCGACTGGGTGGACGCCAGCCTGCTCAACATCTACGCCTTCAACCACAGCGTCCAGAGGAACAGG ACGGAGGGCGTGCGGGTGTCGGTGAACGTCCTCTCGGACCACAAGGACTTGCCCGTCCTCTTCGTGGTGAGGCAGAAGGAGGCTGTCGTCTCCTTCCAGGTGCCTCTCATCCTCCGGGGTCT GTACCAGCGGAAGTACGCGTACCAGGAGGTGAGCCGCACGCTCTGCCAGCCCCGGACCAAGGCGGAGGTGGAGACCCAGCACTTCTACGTGGACGTCTCCACGTTGTCCCTCAACGCCTCCTACCAGCTGCGGGTCACCCATGTGGAGAACTTCGTGCTGCG GACAAACCAAAGGTTCAGCTTCAACGCCACGGCAGCCCAGCCGCAG TATTTCAAGTACGAGTTTCCCAAGGGAGTGGACTCGGTGATCGTGAAGGTGACCTCGGCCATGGctttcccctgctctgtcaTCTCCATCCAGGACATCCTG TGCCCCGTCTACGACTTGGACAACAACGTGGCCTTCATCGGGATGTACCAGACCATGACGAAGAAGGCGGCCATCACGGTGCAG AAGAAGGATTTCCCCAGCAACAGCTTCtacgtggtggtggtggtgaagacGGAGGATGAGGCGTGCGGGGGGCCTCTGCCCTACTACCCCCTCTCCAGAGATGCCTCACCAG ATGAACCCGTGGATCAGCACAACCGGCAGAAGATGCTGGAGGTGATGGTGTCGCCCACCATAACCT CGGAGGCCTATGTGAGGAGCATGCTCTTCTGCCTGGCCATCTTCCTCTCCTTCTACATCCTCACGCTGCTCATcagctgctgggagagctgccG gcagcagaagaggaaggggCTCCTGGCAGCCATGGACTCGCCCAGCCTGGACACGG GGCATGCCCGCAGCATCCCCAGTTCCTTCCTGGGCCATGCCACCTACAAAAGCTACGGTTACGGCTCCTTCG GTAACGGCTCCTCCAGCAGCGCTGAGGGCACCATGGACAGCATGGGCTCGGCAGAAGTCCCCTACAGCTACGTGG GGCAGGAGCAGTTCAAGCGGCGCACGCCCTCCGCCCCGATGAGGCCGCTGAGCATTGCCATGG GGGAGCGGTCGCTGGAGAATGTGGCCGGCCGGCCGCGCGTGGACTCGCTCAGCTCCGTCGAGGAGGACGACTACGACACGCTGGCCGACATTGACTACGACAAGAACGTCATCCGCACCAAG CAATACCTCTGCGTGGCCGACCTGGCCCGCAAGGACAAGCGGGTGCTGCGGAAGAAGTACCAGATCTACTTCTG gaACATCGCCACCATCGCTGTCTTCTACGCCCTCCCCGTCGTCCAGCTCGTCATCACCTACCAGACG GTGGTGAACGTCACCGGCAACCAGGACATCTGCTACTACAACTTTCTGTGCGCTCACCCGCTGGGGAACCTCAG CGCCTTCAACAACATCCTCAGCAACCTGGGCTACGTCCTGCTGGGCTTGCTCTTCCTGCTCATCATCCTGCAGCGGGAGATCAACTACAACCGGGCGCTCATGCGCAACGACGCCCACGCCCTG gaGTGCGGCATCCCCAAGCACTTTGGGCTTTTCTACGCCATGGGCACTGCACTCATGATGGAGGGGCTGCTCAGCGCCTGCTACCATGTCTGCCCCAACTACACCAACTTCCAGTTCG ACACCTCCTTCATGTACATGATCGCCGGGCTCTGCATGCTGAAGCTCTACCAGAAGCGCCACCCAGACATCAACGCCAGCGCCTACAGCGCCTACGCCTGCCTGGCCCTCGTCATCTTCTTCTCCGTCATCGGCGTG GTCTTCGGCAAGGGGAACACGGCCTTTTGGATCGTCTTCTCCATCATCCACATCGTGGCCaccctgctgctcagcacccaaCTCTACTACATGGGGCGCTGGAAGCTGG aCTCGGGCATCCTGCGCAGGATCCTGCACGTGCTGTACACGGACTGTGTCCGGCAGTGCAGCGGGCCCATGTACGTG GATCGAATGGTGCTCTTGGTCATGGGAAACATCGTCAACTGGTCGCT CGCTGCCTACGGCCTCATTGTCCGCCCCAATGACTTCGCTTCCTACCTGCTGGCCATCGGCATCTGCAACCTCCTCCTCTACTTCGCCTTCTACATCATCATGAAG CTCCGCAGCGGCGAGCGCATCAAGCTCATCCCCTTGCTCTGCATCATCAGCACCTCCGTGGTCTGGGGCTTTgccctcttcttcttcttccaggGGCTCAGCACCTggcag AAAACGCCGGCCGAGTCCCGGGAGCACAACCGTGACTGCATCCTGCTCGACTTCTTTGATGACCACGACATTTGGCACTTCCTCTCCTCCATCGCCATGTTCGGTTCCTTCCTG GTGCTGCTGACGCTCGACGATGACCTGGACTGCGTCCAGCGGGACAAGATCTACGTCTTCTAG
- the SIDT2 gene encoding SID1 transmembrane family member 2 isoform X3, which produces MAGPGAAALARALLAWALLALPPALPQPRGSPTVKAKEARFNTTYTDWVDASLLNIYAFNHSVQRNRTEGVRVSVNVLSDHKDLPVLFVVRQKEAVVSFQVPLILRGLYQRKYAYQEVSRTLCQPRTKAEVETQHFYVDVSTLSLNASYQLRVTHVENFVLRTNQRFSFNATAAQPQYFKYEFPKGVDSVIVKVTSAMAFPCSVISIQDILCPVYDLDNNVAFIGMYQTMTKKAAITVQKKDFPSNSFYVVVVVKTEDEACGGPLPYYPLSRDASPDEPVDQHNRQKMLEVMVSPTITSEAYVRSMLFCLAIFLSFYILTLLISCWESCRQQKRKGLLAAMDSPSLDTASLLGHARSIPSSFLGHATYKSYGYGSFGNGSSSSAEGTMDSMGSAEVPYSYVGERSLENVAGRPRVDSLSSVEEDDYDTLADIDYDKNVIRTKQYLCVADLARKDKRVLRKKYQIYFWNIATIAVFYALPVVQLVITYQTVVNVTGNQDICYYNFLCAHPLGNLSAFNNILSNLGYVLLGLLFLLIILQREINYNRALMRNDAHALECGIPKHFGLFYAMGTALMMEGLLSACYHVCPNYTNFQFDTSFMYMIAGLCMLKLYQKRHPDINASAYSAYACLALVIFFSVIGVVFGKGNTAFWIVFSIIHIVATLLLSTQLYYMGRWKLDSGILRRILHVLYTDCVRQCSGPMYVDRMVLLVMGNIVNWSLAAYGLIVRPNDFASYLLAIGICNLLLYFAFYIIMKLRSGERIKLIPLLCIISTSVVWGFALFFFFQGLSTWQKTPAESREHNRDCILLDFFDDHDIWHFLSSIAMFGSFLVLLTLDDDLDCVQRDKIYVF; this is translated from the exons ATGGCGGGTCCCGGGGCGGCCGCGCTGgcccgggcactgctggcctGGGCGCTGCTGGCCCTGccgccagccctgccccagccccgcggctCCCCGACGGTGAAGGCGAAGGAGGCCCGCTTCAACACCACCTACACCGACTGGGTGGACGCCAGCCTGCTCAACATCTACGCCTTCAACCACAGCGTCCAGAGGAACAGG ACGGAGGGCGTGCGGGTGTCGGTGAACGTCCTCTCGGACCACAAGGACTTGCCCGTCCTCTTCGTGGTGAGGCAGAAGGAGGCTGTCGTCTCCTTCCAGGTGCCTCTCATCCTCCGGGGTCT GTACCAGCGGAAGTACGCGTACCAGGAGGTGAGCCGCACGCTCTGCCAGCCCCGGACCAAGGCGGAGGTGGAGACCCAGCACTTCTACGTGGACGTCTCCACGTTGTCCCTCAACGCCTCCTACCAGCTGCGGGTCACCCATGTGGAGAACTTCGTGCTGCG GACAAACCAAAGGTTCAGCTTCAACGCCACGGCAGCCCAGCCGCAG TATTTCAAGTACGAGTTTCCCAAGGGAGTGGACTCGGTGATCGTGAAGGTGACCTCGGCCATGGctttcccctgctctgtcaTCTCCATCCAGGACATCCTG TGCCCCGTCTACGACTTGGACAACAACGTGGCCTTCATCGGGATGTACCAGACCATGACGAAGAAGGCGGCCATCACGGTGCAG AAGAAGGATTTCCCCAGCAACAGCTTCtacgtggtggtggtggtgaagacGGAGGATGAGGCGTGCGGGGGGCCTCTGCCCTACTACCCCCTCTCCAGAGATGCCTCACCAG ATGAACCCGTGGATCAGCACAACCGGCAGAAGATGCTGGAGGTGATGGTGTCGCCCACCATAACCT CGGAGGCCTATGTGAGGAGCATGCTCTTCTGCCTGGCCATCTTCCTCTCCTTCTACATCCTCACGCTGCTCATcagctgctgggagagctgccG gcagcagaagaggaaggggCTCCTGGCAGCCATGGACTCGCCCAGCCTGGACACGG CTTCTCTACTGG GGCATGCCCGCAGCATCCCCAGTTCCTTCCTGGGCCATGCCACCTACAAAAGCTACGGTTACGGCTCCTTCG GTAACGGCTCCTCCAGCAGCGCTGAGGGCACCATGGACAGCATGGGCTCGGCAGAAGTCCCCTACAGCTACGTGG GGGAGCGGTCGCTGGAGAATGTGGCCGGCCGGCCGCGCGTGGACTCGCTCAGCTCCGTCGAGGAGGACGACTACGACACGCTGGCCGACATTGACTACGACAAGAACGTCATCCGCACCAAG CAATACCTCTGCGTGGCCGACCTGGCCCGCAAGGACAAGCGGGTGCTGCGGAAGAAGTACCAGATCTACTTCTG gaACATCGCCACCATCGCTGTCTTCTACGCCCTCCCCGTCGTCCAGCTCGTCATCACCTACCAGACG GTGGTGAACGTCACCGGCAACCAGGACATCTGCTACTACAACTTTCTGTGCGCTCACCCGCTGGGGAACCTCAG CGCCTTCAACAACATCCTCAGCAACCTGGGCTACGTCCTGCTGGGCTTGCTCTTCCTGCTCATCATCCTGCAGCGGGAGATCAACTACAACCGGGCGCTCATGCGCAACGACGCCCACGCCCTG gaGTGCGGCATCCCCAAGCACTTTGGGCTTTTCTACGCCATGGGCACTGCACTCATGATGGAGGGGCTGCTCAGCGCCTGCTACCATGTCTGCCCCAACTACACCAACTTCCAGTTCG ACACCTCCTTCATGTACATGATCGCCGGGCTCTGCATGCTGAAGCTCTACCAGAAGCGCCACCCAGACATCAACGCCAGCGCCTACAGCGCCTACGCCTGCCTGGCCCTCGTCATCTTCTTCTCCGTCATCGGCGTG GTCTTCGGCAAGGGGAACACGGCCTTTTGGATCGTCTTCTCCATCATCCACATCGTGGCCaccctgctgctcagcacccaaCTCTACTACATGGGGCGCTGGAAGCTGG aCTCGGGCATCCTGCGCAGGATCCTGCACGTGCTGTACACGGACTGTGTCCGGCAGTGCAGCGGGCCCATGTACGTG GATCGAATGGTGCTCTTGGTCATGGGAAACATCGTCAACTGGTCGCT CGCTGCCTACGGCCTCATTGTCCGCCCCAATGACTTCGCTTCCTACCTGCTGGCCATCGGCATCTGCAACCTCCTCCTCTACTTCGCCTTCTACATCATCATGAAG CTCCGCAGCGGCGAGCGCATCAAGCTCATCCCCTTGCTCTGCATCATCAGCACCTCCGTGGTCTGGGGCTTTgccctcttcttcttcttccaggGGCTCAGCACCTggcag AAAACGCCGGCCGAGTCCCGGGAGCACAACCGTGACTGCATCCTGCTCGACTTCTTTGATGACCACGACATTTGGCACTTCCTCTCCTCCATCGCCATGTTCGGTTCCTTCCTG GTGCTGCTGACGCTCGACGATGACCTGGACTGCGTCCAGCGGGACAAGATCTACGTCTTCTAG
- the SIDT2 gene encoding SID1 transmembrane family member 2 isoform X1, with protein sequence MAGPGAAALARALLAWALLALPPALPQPRGSPTVKAKEARFNTTYTDWVDASLLNIYAFNHSVQRNRTEGVRVSVNVLSDHKDLPVLFVVRQKEAVVSFQVPLILRGLYQRKYAYQEVSRTLCQPRTKAEVETQHFYVDVSTLSLNASYQLRVTHVENFVLRTNQRFSFNATAAQPQYFKYEFPKGVDSVIVKVTSAMAFPCSVISIQDILCPVYDLDNNVAFIGMYQTMTKKAAITVQKKDFPSNSFYVVVVVKTEDEACGGPLPYYPLSRDASPDEPVDQHNRQKMLEVMVSPTITSEAYVRSMLFCLAIFLSFYILTLLISCWESCRQQKRKGLLAAMDSPSLDTASLLGHARSIPSSFLGHATYKSYGYGSFGNGSSSSAEGTMDSMGSAEVPYSYVGQEQFKRRTPSAPMRPLSIAMGERSLENVAGRPRVDSLSSVEEDDYDTLADIDYDKNVIRTKQYLCVADLARKDKRVLRKKYQIYFWNIATIAVFYALPVVQLVITYQTVVNVTGNQDICYYNFLCAHPLGNLSAFNNILSNLGYVLLGLLFLLIILQREINYNRALMRNDAHALECGIPKHFGLFYAMGTALMMEGLLSACYHVCPNYTNFQFDTSFMYMIAGLCMLKLYQKRHPDINASAYSAYACLALVIFFSVIGVVFGKGNTAFWIVFSIIHIVATLLLSTQLYYMGRWKLDSGILRRILHVLYTDCVRQCSGPMYVDRMVLLVMGNIVNWSLAAYGLIVRPNDFASYLLAIGICNLLLYFAFYIIMKLRSGERIKLIPLLCIISTSVVWGFALFFFFQGLSTWQKTPAESREHNRDCILLDFFDDHDIWHFLSSIAMFGSFLVLLTLDDDLDCVQRDKIYVF encoded by the exons ATGGCGGGTCCCGGGGCGGCCGCGCTGgcccgggcactgctggcctGGGCGCTGCTGGCCCTGccgccagccctgccccagccccgcggctCCCCGACGGTGAAGGCGAAGGAGGCCCGCTTCAACACCACCTACACCGACTGGGTGGACGCCAGCCTGCTCAACATCTACGCCTTCAACCACAGCGTCCAGAGGAACAGG ACGGAGGGCGTGCGGGTGTCGGTGAACGTCCTCTCGGACCACAAGGACTTGCCCGTCCTCTTCGTGGTGAGGCAGAAGGAGGCTGTCGTCTCCTTCCAGGTGCCTCTCATCCTCCGGGGTCT GTACCAGCGGAAGTACGCGTACCAGGAGGTGAGCCGCACGCTCTGCCAGCCCCGGACCAAGGCGGAGGTGGAGACCCAGCACTTCTACGTGGACGTCTCCACGTTGTCCCTCAACGCCTCCTACCAGCTGCGGGTCACCCATGTGGAGAACTTCGTGCTGCG GACAAACCAAAGGTTCAGCTTCAACGCCACGGCAGCCCAGCCGCAG TATTTCAAGTACGAGTTTCCCAAGGGAGTGGACTCGGTGATCGTGAAGGTGACCTCGGCCATGGctttcccctgctctgtcaTCTCCATCCAGGACATCCTG TGCCCCGTCTACGACTTGGACAACAACGTGGCCTTCATCGGGATGTACCAGACCATGACGAAGAAGGCGGCCATCACGGTGCAG AAGAAGGATTTCCCCAGCAACAGCTTCtacgtggtggtggtggtgaagacGGAGGATGAGGCGTGCGGGGGGCCTCTGCCCTACTACCCCCTCTCCAGAGATGCCTCACCAG ATGAACCCGTGGATCAGCACAACCGGCAGAAGATGCTGGAGGTGATGGTGTCGCCCACCATAACCT CGGAGGCCTATGTGAGGAGCATGCTCTTCTGCCTGGCCATCTTCCTCTCCTTCTACATCCTCACGCTGCTCATcagctgctgggagagctgccG gcagcagaagaggaaggggCTCCTGGCAGCCATGGACTCGCCCAGCCTGGACACGG CTTCTCTACTGG GGCATGCCCGCAGCATCCCCAGTTCCTTCCTGGGCCATGCCACCTACAAAAGCTACGGTTACGGCTCCTTCG GTAACGGCTCCTCCAGCAGCGCTGAGGGCACCATGGACAGCATGGGCTCGGCAGAAGTCCCCTACAGCTACGTGG GGCAGGAGCAGTTCAAGCGGCGCACGCCCTCCGCCCCGATGAGGCCGCTGAGCATTGCCATGG GGGAGCGGTCGCTGGAGAATGTGGCCGGCCGGCCGCGCGTGGACTCGCTCAGCTCCGTCGAGGAGGACGACTACGACACGCTGGCCGACATTGACTACGACAAGAACGTCATCCGCACCAAG CAATACCTCTGCGTGGCCGACCTGGCCCGCAAGGACAAGCGGGTGCTGCGGAAGAAGTACCAGATCTACTTCTG gaACATCGCCACCATCGCTGTCTTCTACGCCCTCCCCGTCGTCCAGCTCGTCATCACCTACCAGACG GTGGTGAACGTCACCGGCAACCAGGACATCTGCTACTACAACTTTCTGTGCGCTCACCCGCTGGGGAACCTCAG CGCCTTCAACAACATCCTCAGCAACCTGGGCTACGTCCTGCTGGGCTTGCTCTTCCTGCTCATCATCCTGCAGCGGGAGATCAACTACAACCGGGCGCTCATGCGCAACGACGCCCACGCCCTG gaGTGCGGCATCCCCAAGCACTTTGGGCTTTTCTACGCCATGGGCACTGCACTCATGATGGAGGGGCTGCTCAGCGCCTGCTACCATGTCTGCCCCAACTACACCAACTTCCAGTTCG ACACCTCCTTCATGTACATGATCGCCGGGCTCTGCATGCTGAAGCTCTACCAGAAGCGCCACCCAGACATCAACGCCAGCGCCTACAGCGCCTACGCCTGCCTGGCCCTCGTCATCTTCTTCTCCGTCATCGGCGTG GTCTTCGGCAAGGGGAACACGGCCTTTTGGATCGTCTTCTCCATCATCCACATCGTGGCCaccctgctgctcagcacccaaCTCTACTACATGGGGCGCTGGAAGCTGG aCTCGGGCATCCTGCGCAGGATCCTGCACGTGCTGTACACGGACTGTGTCCGGCAGTGCAGCGGGCCCATGTACGTG GATCGAATGGTGCTCTTGGTCATGGGAAACATCGTCAACTGGTCGCT CGCTGCCTACGGCCTCATTGTCCGCCCCAATGACTTCGCTTCCTACCTGCTGGCCATCGGCATCTGCAACCTCCTCCTCTACTTCGCCTTCTACATCATCATGAAG CTCCGCAGCGGCGAGCGCATCAAGCTCATCCCCTTGCTCTGCATCATCAGCACCTCCGTGGTCTGGGGCTTTgccctcttcttcttcttccaggGGCTCAGCACCTggcag AAAACGCCGGCCGAGTCCCGGGAGCACAACCGTGACTGCATCCTGCTCGACTTCTTTGATGACCACGACATTTGGCACTTCCTCTCCTCCATCGCCATGTTCGGTTCCTTCCTG GTGCTGCTGACGCTCGACGATGACCTGGACTGCGTCCAGCGGGACAAGATCTACGTCTTCTAG